One segment of Manihot esculenta cultivar AM560-2 chromosome 4, M.esculenta_v8, whole genome shotgun sequence DNA contains the following:
- the LOC110614161 gene encoding RHOMBOID-like protein 13, with product MGKPLFYEIVEKPATSCIIGICSAIWFYIQKKNIGYSHVGLSYETAIEGHHWRIITSAFSHISVLHLVFNMSALWSLGVVEQLGHMGLGVAYYLQYTLVLVVLSGVLVLGIYHILIQRFKVDYFRRVTAVGYSCVVFGWMTILSVKQPSSKLDLFGFLSLPISFAPFESLIFTSIIVPQASFLGHLSGIIVGYAIAWGLIHGMNNFWAISMLGWIVVIFVFSLKRSGAYDFNFLEIESVTDPSLPSVRFLGNGRTLQMSALPLEGVEVV from the coding sequence ATGGGGAAGCCATTGTTTTATGAAATTGTGGAAAAACCGGCTACTAGTTGTATAATTGGGATATGCAGTGCCATATGGTTTTACATACAGAAGAAAAACATTGGGTATTCACATGTGGGATTAAGTTATGAAACTGCCATTGAAGGGCACCATTGGAGGATAATCACTTCAGCTTTTTCACATATTAGTGTTCTTCATCTTGTTTTCAATATGAGTGCATTGTGGAGTCTTGGTGTAGTAGAGCAGTTGGGGCACATGGGCCTTGGTGTGGCATATTATCTTCAATACACACTTGTGCTAGTCGTCTTGTCTGGAGTATTAGTATTGGGAATTTACCATATATTGATACAAAGATTCAAGGTAGATTACTTTCGGAGAGTGACAGCTGTTGGGTATTCCTGTGTTGTTTTTGGGTGGATGACTATTCTTTCCGTGAAGCAGCCTTCCTCAAAGTTGGATCTTTTTGGGTTTCTTTCTCTACCCATTAGTTTTGCACCTTTTGAGTCATTAATTTTTACATCAATTATTGTTCCGCAAGCAAGTTTTCTTGGTCATTTATCAGGAATTATTGTTGGGTATGCTATAGCGTGGGGTTTGATTCATGGGATGAACAATTTCTGGGCAATCTCAATGCTGGGATGGATTGTGGTCATTTTCGTGTTCAGTTTGAAGCGGTCTGGTGCATATGATTTTAACTTCCTTGAGATTGAATCTGTTACAGATCCTTCATTGCCTTCTGTGCGATTTCTTGGGAATGGTAGAACCTTGCAGATGAGTGCATTACCGCTTGAAGGTGTTGAAGTTGTATAA
- the LOC110612527 gene encoding putative disease resistance RPP13-like protein 2, translating to MGREIVLAVLGKISNLLIQELDSFLGVEDQILCIETHLRTYADDSEYAMNQKILTGNIQDLEVVIDELIISSAQKRKRDDFIRHVFASVDLPVYFFHFLALVDLLQHYRLRMKLEQLIKIFKTYTDVLECGGCDILFFFPLSSWHESVGPYELGVAPVVSLFDALATQKELSRAVKNQASYLRDKFKSLQDFLENSESEELSKVGMAWMEELGDVCRVAENVIGLFMDSQQQQMKNREGSFTKLVWSSKNFISKYKIAQKLKWIEDKIHDIYGRRYEAIPSPVPISVPRREIFGSLNRKRRELPCAVDQLDRVSFNDDVDAVTTQLLKEDPRCLTISIVGVRGIGKASLAKLVYDSQTIADHFPHRVWISRSGASEEDIMKQILQIKGSDLYDDSEDDSEDTEESYICRVRQMVNDFFMDKKYLIVIDDSSSSKVKNACEFMRGMGSAFNEISNGTRILFTVCHLWQAPPVTETNFTYRLHLRTHDESWALFAHTLKVSIPPEIQHLKGRIMKSCGGLPTIIVKLAELLSQRDATLEEWTRVLDQLTQDEEPWSEVLEEISNYLPLYLRRCLFYFGLFPAGYKIPARRLIALWVAEGLGYQQDDAKSKSPEHVAKTCLRELINYTMVQPTEKKLNGKFKTCCLPEALQVHWFKKAKEAKFLQGHSDISDTDIGVIRRLADHLQHNDVVFDDIHCDNSASSYSRYRDVVSFLSFDTREGNKPGEEIGNFLDKCISSNCFRFLWVLDLENVYKPKLPKAIDHLTWLKYLGLRSTYLEMLPAFINKLLSLQTLDLKRTCINTLPSSLWKMRKLRHLFLDESFGSAFVASQEDSSLVDLQTLRGAYINEDSPVRNGLETSLNITKLGLKCKISVPSQTAAMSSQLLDVANWVLKLKHLQSLRLKSFDESDLPWELHLHSLLGHLDLSNVYLVGKLMNHQLVSELPGSLIELTLSASGLVEDPMQKLDKLPNLRILRLFSRSFIGKKMLCNIGGFPKLEVLKFWELELLEEWNVEEGAMPNLRDLEIRRCTNLKMLPCGLQSMKLLRELKLTKMPMLSARLEDKQGEDWSKIAHVRHVLIED from the coding sequence ATGGGGAGAGAAATTGTATTGGCTGTGTTGGGGAAAATTTCCAATCTTCTTATTCAAGAGTTAGATTCATTTCTTGGAGTAGAAGATCAAATTCTTTGCATCGAAACCCATTTGAGAACATATGCTGATGATTCTGAATATGCGATGAACCAGAAGATATTGACAGGGAATATTCAGGATCTTGAAGTTGTAATTGATGAGTTAATCATCAGTTCAGCccagaaaaggaaaagagacGATTTCATTAGGCATGTTTTCGCTTCAGTTGATCTGCCAGtgtatttctttcattttctggcTCTTGTTGATTTGCTGCAACATTATAGACTTCGTATGAAACTGGAGCAGCTGATCAAGATTTTCAAGACATATACTGATGTTCTAGAATGTGGTGGctgtgatattttatttttctttcctttgagTTCCTGGCATGAATCTGTTGGCCCGTATGAACTAGGTGTTGCTCCTGTTGTGAGTTTGTTTGATGCCTTGGCCACACAGAAAGAACTTAGCCGTGCTGTGAAAAATCAAGCCAGTTACTTAAGAGACAAATTCAAGTCTTTGCAGGATTTTCTGGAAAACTCTGAATCAGAAGAGCTAAGCAAAGTAGGAATGGCGTGGATGGAGGAACTTGGCGATGTCTGTCGCGTGGCCGAGAATGTTATTGGGCTTTTCATGGATTCGCAGCAACAACAGATGAAGAATAGGGAAGGAAGTTTCACAAAATTAGTTTGGTCATCCAAGAATTTCATTTCAAAATATAAGATTGCCCAGAAGCTGAAATGGATTGAAGATAAGATCCATGATATTTATGGTAGAAGATATGAAGCCATTCCAAGTCCAGTGCCGATTTCAGTGCCACGGAGAGAAATTTTTGGAAGCTTAAACAGAAAGAGAAGAGAGCTTCCTTGTGCTGTTGACCAACTTGACAGAGTTAGCTTCAATGACGATGTAGATGCAGTTACTACACAGCTTCTGAAAGAGGATCCTCGCTGCCTCACCATTTCAATTGTGGGTGTCCGAGGCATTGGCAAGGCAAGCCTCGCCAAGTTAGTATATGACAGTCAAACTATTGCAGATCATTTCCCTCATCGTGTCTGGATTTCAAGATCTGGTGCAAGCGAAGAAGATATCATGAAACAAATTTTGCAAATTAAAGGATCTGACTTATATGATGATTCAGAAGATGATTCAGAAGACACAGAGGAAAGCTATATATGCAGGGTAAGGCAAATGGTTAACGATTTCTTCATGGATAAGAAGTATCTGATAGTTATTGATGACTCATCTTCAAGTAAAGTCAAGAATGCATGTGAATTCATGAGAGGAATGGGAAGTGCCTTCAATGAAATATCAAATGGAACAAGAATACTTTTCACAGTTTGCCATCTGTGGCAAGCTCCACCAGTTACTGAAACTAATTTCACTTACAGATTGCATCTGCGAACCCACGATGAGAGCTGGGCATTGTTCGCACATACTTTGAAGGTCAGCATTCCTCCAGAGATACAACATCTGAAGGGACGCATCATGAAAAGTTGTGGGGGCTTGCCAACTATAATTGTGAAACTGGCAGAACTTTTGTCGCAGAGAGATGCAACTCTAGAGGAGTGGACGAGGGTGCTTGACCAACTAACTCAAGATGAAGAACCCTGGTCAGAAGTATTGGAAGAGATTAGCAATTATTTGCCTTTGTATTTGAGGCGATGTCTCTTTTATTTTGGATTGTTTCCAGCTGGCTATAAGATTCCAGCAAGAAGATTGATTGCCTTGTGGGTTGCTGAGGGGTTGGGATATCAACAGGATGATGCAAAATCAAAATCCCCTGAACATGTTGCGAAGACATGCTTGAGGGAGTTGATTAACTATACTATGGTTCAGCCGACAGAAAAGAAGCTCAATGGAAAGTTTAAGACATGTTGCCTGCCAGAAGCTCTGCAAGTACACTGGTTTAAAAAAGCCAAGGAAGCTAAGTTTCTTCAAGGTCACTCTGACATCTCCGACACCGACATTGGTGTAATACGCCGTCTTGCTGACCATCTTCAGCATAATGATGTCGTCTTTGATGATATTCATTGTGACAACAGTGCTTCCTCGTACTCACGCTACAGAGATGTGGTTTCCTTTTTATCATTTGATACTCGAGAAGGAAACAAACCAGGAGAAGAGATAGGGAACTTTCTTGATAAATGCATCTCAAGCAATTGTTTTCGTTTCCTTTGGGTGTTGGATCTTGAAAATGTTTACAAACCAAAACTGCCAAAGGCAATAGACCATCTCACTTGGTTGAAGTACCTTGGCTTGAGATCAACATACCTTGAGATGCTTCCTGCATTCATCAACAAATTGCTAAGCCTTCAAACGCTGGATTTGAAGCGGACTTGCATCAACACTCTTCCGAGTTCACTATGGAAGATGCGAAAGTTGAGGCATTTGTTTCTAGATGAGAGTTTCGGTAGTGCATTTGTCGCGTCACAAGAAGACAGCTCTCTGGTAGACCTTCAAACACTCCGGGGCGCATATATAAATGAGGATAGTCCAGTGAGAAACGGCTTAGAAACTTCATTGAACATTACGAAATTGGGATTAAAATGCAAGATATCTGTGCCATCTCAAACAGCAGCAATGTCTTCACAACTTCTTGATGTGGCTAATTGGGTTCTCAAACTGAAACATCTTCAATCCTTGAGGTTGAAATCATTTGATGAATCAGATCTGCCATGGGAGCTTCACTTGCATTCTCTGTTAGGCCATTTGGATCTCTCCAATGTATATTTGGTAGGAAAGCTAATGAATCATCAGCTTGTATCCGAGTTACCTGGGAGCCTGATTGAACTCACCTTGTCAGCATCTGgacttgtggaggatccaatgCAAAAGCTGGACAAACTTCCCAACCTCAGAATTCTGAGACTGTTCTCAAGATCCTTTATCGGAAAGAAAATGCTTTGCAACATTGGAGGATTTCCTAAGCTTGAAGTCTTAAAATTCTGGGAGCTGGAGCTACTGGAGGAATGGAATGTGGAGGAAGGAGCAATGCCTAATCTTAGAGACTTGGAGATCAGACGTTGTACGAATTTGAAGATGCTTCCTTGTGGATTGCAGTCGATGAAGCTCCTCCGAGAACTAAAGTTAACAAAAATGCCAATGTTGTCAGCACGTCTTGAGGATAAACAAGGTGAGGATTGGAGTAAAATTGCCCATGTCCGCCATGTCCTCATAGAAGATTGA
- the LOC110612528 gene encoding probable disease resistance RPP8-like protein 2, translated as MIKELAGLLSNKAATAEEWSRVLQQLNENEGPWYEILYGINRHLPLYLRRCLFYFVLFPEDFEVPARRLIGLWVAEGLGRQKGDQEPPECVSEKCFIELVNQNMIQVTKKKMNGKISRCRLPDALRVHWLPKAREANFLQDNMGINLSMNNTSVIRRLADHLDHKDASFDHIHGNRISSSVYSSYRNVVSFLSFDTQEESRAGEDIENFLERCISSGSFYFLWVLDLENVHKPKLPKAVSQLTRLRYLGLRSTYMETLPVFIDKLLNLQSLDLKRTCINTVPNSIWKMQSLRQLFLDESFCTVFDPRQEDSSLVDLQTLWRAFVDETSPVRNGLDRLSKLTKLGLKCKSSVSFQNEAMSSQLVAVANWVTKMKHLQYLRLKSFDESGQPWDLYLESLLDHKDLYSVYLVGRLKNQHLVSEYPLNLIELTLSASEIAKDPMQTLDKLPNLRILKLLSRSFTGKKMVSRSGGFAKLEILKFWELEALEEWNVEEGALCGLKDLEIRSCRNLKMLPDGLKLIRTLRELKLTRKI; from the exons ATGATCAAAGAACTTGCGGGTCTACTATCAAATAAAGCTGCAACTGCTGAGGAGTGGTCAAGGGTACTACAGCAGCTCAATGAAAATGAAGGACCTTGGTATGAGATCTTGTATGGAATCAATAGGCATTTGCCCCTCTATTTGAGGCGATGTCTCTTCTATTTTGTGCTGTTTCCTGAAGACTTTGAGGTCCCTGCAAGAAGATTAATTGGCTTGTGGGTTGCAGAGGGCTTAGGACGTCAGAAGGGAGATCAGGAACCTCCAGAATGTGTTTCAGAGAAATGCTTCATAGAGCTAGTAAACCAGAACATGATCCAAGTgacaaagaagaagatgaatggAAAAATTAGCAGATGTCGCTTGCCTGATGCACTGCGAGTTCACTGGCTCCCAAAAGCTAGGGAAGCAAACTTTCTTCAGGATAACATGGGGATCAATTTGTCTATGAACAACACGAGCGTAATACGCCGATTAGCTGACCATCTTGACCATAAGGATGCTAGCTTCGACCATATCCATGGTAACCGTATTAGTTCTTCTGTATACTCTTCTTATCGTAATGTTGTTTCTTTTTTGTCCTTTGATACTCAAGAAGAAAGCAGGGCTGGGGAGGACATAGAAAACTTTCTCGAACGATGCATCTCTAGTGGTTCCTTTTATTTCCTGTGGGTGCTAGATCTTGAAAATGTACACAAGCCAAAATTGCCCAAGGCTGTAAGTCAGCTCACTCGATTGAGATACCTTGGTTTGAGGTCAACTTACATGGAGACACTTCCTGTGTTCATTGACAAACTATTAAACCTTCAATCACTAGATTTGAAGCGTACATGCATTAATACTGTCCCAAATTCAATCTGGAAGATGCAGAGCCTAAGACAGCTGTTTCTAGATGAGAGTTTTTGCACCGTGTTTGACCCTCGACAAGAGGACAGCTCTCTAGTGGACCTTCAAACTCTTTGGCGTGCATTTGTAGATGAGACTAGTCCGGTAAGAAATGGCCTGGATAGATTGTCAAAGCTTACAAAGTTGGGACTAAAGTGCAAGTCATCAGTTTCATTTCAAAATGAGGCAATGTCCTCACAGCTGGTAGCAGTGGCGAACTGGGTGACGAAGATGAAACATCTTCAGTATTTGAGATTGAAATCATTTGATGAATCAGGTCAACCTTGGGATCTGTACTTGGAGTCACTATTAGACCACAAGGATCTCTACAGCGTATATTTGGTCGGAAGGCTGAAAAACCAGCATCTTGTATCTGAGTATCCTCTGAACCTGATTGAACTCACCTTATCTGCATCTGAAATAGCAAAGGATCCTATGCAAACCTTGGACAAGCTTCCAAACCTCAGAATTCTGAAATTGTTGTCTAGATCCTTTACAGGAAAGAAAATGGTTTCCAGATCTGGTGGTTTCGCCAAGCTTGAAATCCTCAAATTCTGGGAGCTGGAAGCTCTGGAGGAATGGAATGTGGAGGAAGGAGCATTGTGCGGCCTGAAAGACTTGGAGATCAGATCCTGCAGAAATTTAAAGATGCTTCCGGATGGACTGAAGCTGATTAGGACTCTCCgagaattaaaattaacaag AAAAATTtga